A single genomic interval of Salinarchaeum sp. IM2453 harbors:
- a CDS encoding ABC transporter ATP-binding protein — protein MMATAGNQSQEQSTIAHCDAVTKRYARGSQSISEASDATSSPTVTALDAVSLTVSRGEILAIAGPSGSGKSTLLHVLAALITPTEGTVSIDGTDITNLSARKRRSLRLSQIGIVFQHFHLLDTLSARSNVAAPLIELGRSKWTRRTQATEMLEAVELGDRIGHRPTELSGGEQQRVAIARALVTDPQLLIADEPTGELDTDTGEAILDLFREVATDRAVVLASHDEQVLSFADRVIHLQDGKRVADSS, from the coding sequence ATGATGGCAACAGCCGGTAACCAGTCTCAAGAGCAATCAACTATTGCTCATTGTGATGCCGTCACCAAACGGTATGCACGTGGCTCACAATCCATCTCCGAGGCTTCTGATGCCACCTCTTCGCCAACTGTCACCGCACTTGATGCGGTTTCCCTAACTGTGTCCCGTGGTGAAATCTTAGCAATTGCTGGCCCAAGCGGAAGCGGAAAATCAACATTACTGCATGTACTTGCAGCGTTGATCACCCCAACGGAGGGGACCGTTTCTATTGATGGCACTGATATTACAAATCTTTCAGCCCGCAAACGCCGCTCACTTCGGCTTTCACAGATTGGCATTGTGTTTCAGCATTTTCATCTGCTTGATACCCTTTCGGCCCGCAGCAACGTTGCTGCACCACTCATTGAACTTGGCCGGTCAAAATGGACACGGCGTACCCAGGCAACTGAGATGCTTGAGGCTGTTGAGCTTGGTGACCGGATTGGCCATCGACCAACAGAACTGAGCGGCGGCGAACAACAGCGTGTCGCGATTGCCCGGGCGCTGGTTACAGACCCACAGCTGTTGATTGCTGATGAACCGACCGGTGAACTTGATACGGACACCGGTGAGGCAATTCTTGATCTCTTTCGCGAGGTTGCCACTGACCGGGCTGTTGTGCTTGCCTCACACGACGAGCAGGTACTTTCGTTTGCTGATCGTGTTATCCACTTGCAAGATGGCAAACGTGTCGCTGATTCATCCTAA
- a CDS encoding transglutaminase domain-containing protein yields the protein MKQVVQRRQLWNLVLIVTFIIAISLAAVVFIGADDPFASPGEDDPDTATDAFPAVDEYSTVGGGSIGGAAVNPVGEAINEDVTNPLATTNATKQFTVETAQPQYWRVNAYDRYEDGEWLRTEPTVAYTDRLPETGPTTGTADHTVTLQRDTTMLPAAWQPAEIDFDGEGMIGVSGEHGIDLETKQSAETEYTVETYTYDPDPAALSTPSGDPPQTIVQQYGSEKGAIPDEIEDVGEAVTEDTATAADAACAVQDWLQANYDYNRTATPAGDDPVTEFLFDTETGNAEYFASSMTTVLQSQDIPARYVTGYGPGEAQEDTEGSYNIYSANTHAWTEVYVAGHGWIPFDPTPTDDRLAAAQTHIEPDGELVNHTVAEVCDADTDPALPPADEIGDEDEDENGAENGNESDNGDEPTNGDDPVVIDPDPGADTDYTLLLSDESPLPGGQITVTVQQEESPVAGVNVFVNSEDVGSTDENGEITITVPYASNLVITLETAETATVTTNTAATTTGTTDHTYTVPITGSLSVTTNPAPLIADGTATTYVTIGGNPVTNAAVAVNGDHIGMTDETGSMTMDVPAKDEIAITVERGELTKTASHAVVPLELSTETDRVLAMPGQNVSVTLTAGGQPVAGAQITTGETTVTTDTDGTTAVPISALQTTITGEHADAETTHEVQNLLLPGIGGGVAGVVLVVGGVIGMRRYTGVTERATTVTRTLTQRLLQALSRIETGIQAISTRANEGTGAIGQYLLAQIKRGIRWAKSVNVTGGLSMIVRGIWAGLIVPVRWINTRFRETDEPTTDTADGEQTAQTEVQQSIRDIWGRFTMLVTPQEGTTATPAEIAQQAVTMGLPKRPVTRLLDIFRKAEYGPPEQHSEQLANDAADAFAELEDEQQTGEDET from the coding sequence GTGAAACAGGTCGTCCAGCGCCGTCAACTCTGGAATCTAGTACTCATAGTGACGTTTATTATTGCGATCAGCCTTGCAGCGGTTGTTTTCATTGGAGCTGACGATCCATTTGCAAGTCCGGGAGAAGATGACCCTGACACAGCGACAGATGCGTTTCCGGCAGTAGATGAATATAGCACTGTTGGTGGGGGAAGTATTGGCGGGGCGGCAGTCAATCCGGTCGGAGAAGCGATCAACGAGGATGTGACAAACCCATTGGCGACGACAAATGCAACCAAGCAGTTTACCGTTGAGACAGCACAGCCGCAGTACTGGCGGGTAAACGCATATGACCGGTATGAAGACGGCGAATGGCTCCGGACAGAGCCAACAGTAGCATACACTGATCGATTACCGGAAACAGGGCCAACAACGGGAACAGCTGATCATACAGTAACACTGCAGCGAGATACCACAATGCTGCCAGCAGCGTGGCAACCAGCAGAGATTGACTTTGACGGCGAGGGAATGATTGGCGTGAGTGGGGAGCATGGGATTGATCTTGAAACAAAGCAGTCGGCCGAAACAGAGTATACAGTCGAGACCTATACGTATGATCCCGATCCAGCGGCATTATCAACTCCATCGGGGGATCCACCACAGACAATTGTCCAGCAGTATGGATCCGAAAAGGGAGCAATCCCCGATGAGATTGAAGACGTTGGCGAGGCGGTAACTGAAGATACAGCAACCGCCGCAGACGCAGCGTGTGCCGTCCAAGACTGGTTGCAGGCAAACTATGACTATAACCGAACAGCGACACCGGCCGGCGACGATCCGGTAACAGAATTTCTGTTTGATACAGAAACCGGCAATGCAGAATATTTCGCCTCAAGTATGACGACGGTATTACAGTCACAAGATATTCCTGCCAGATACGTAACCGGCTATGGTCCAGGCGAAGCACAAGAAGATACGGAGGGCAGTTACAATATCTATAGTGCAAATACACACGCGTGGACAGAAGTGTATGTAGCTGGCCATGGATGGATTCCATTTGATCCTACGCCAACAGATGACCGACTGGCCGCAGCACAGACACATATTGAGCCAGATGGAGAGCTAGTCAATCATACAGTAGCGGAGGTCTGTGATGCAGACACTGATCCGGCCCTACCACCAGCAGATGAAATCGGTGACGAGGACGAAGACGAGAACGGTGCTGAAAACGGCAACGAGTCAGACAACGGCGATGAGCCAACAAATGGGGATGATCCCGTTGTGATTGATCCTGATCCGGGAGCAGATACAGACTATACGTTATTGCTCTCTGATGAGTCACCACTGCCGGGAGGTCAGATAACGGTAACAGTACAACAGGAGGAATCCCCGGTAGCTGGTGTTAATGTGTTCGTTAACAGTGAGGATGTTGGATCGACCGACGAAAATGGAGAAATAACAATCACGGTTCCGTATGCGTCGAACCTTGTGATAACACTTGAAACAGCCGAGACGGCAACGGTAACAACAAACACAGCGGCGACGACTACAGGGACAACAGACCACACTTATACCGTACCAATTACAGGATCACTGTCAGTAACCACAAATCCTGCACCATTGATTGCTGATGGAACGGCAACCACATATGTGACAATTGGGGGAAATCCAGTGACAAACGCAGCAGTTGCAGTGAATGGGGACCATATCGGCATGACAGATGAGACAGGCAGCATGACAATGGATGTGCCAGCCAAAGATGAGATTGCGATCACAGTTGAACGTGGAGAACTAACCAAAACAGCATCACACGCGGTTGTGCCACTGGAACTATCAACAGAGACAGATCGTGTGCTGGCGATGCCTGGACAAAACGTATCGGTAACGCTAACTGCCGGGGGACAGCCAGTTGCCGGGGCACAAATAACAACTGGAGAGACCACAGTGACCACAGATACAGATGGGACGACAGCAGTGCCAATCTCGGCATTGCAAACCACAATAACAGGCGAGCACGCAGATGCTGAGACAACACACGAGGTACAGAATCTATTACTGCCGGGAATTGGTGGCGGAGTTGCTGGAGTAGTACTTGTAGTTGGCGGCGTAATTGGCATGCGTCGGTATACGGGTGTTACAGAACGAGCAACCACAGTTACACGAACACTCACGCAGCGATTGTTACAGGCACTAAGCCGGATTGAAACCGGAATACAGGCGATAAGCACACGGGCAAACGAAGGCACTGGTGCGATTGGGCAGTATCTACTTGCGCAAATCAAACGCGGGATCAGATGGGCAAAGTCAGTCAATGTGACTGGCGGATTATCCATGATTGTTCGGGGAATCTGGGCAGGGCTCATTGTTCCGGTGCGGTGGATTAACACCCGATTTCGAGAGACAGACGAACCAACAACAGATACAGCAGACGGCGAGCAAACAGCACAAACAGAAGTACAACAGTCAATTCGTGATATCTGGGGACGGTTTACGATGCTTGTAACGCCACAGGAAGGAACAACAGCAACGCCAGCAGAGATTGCCCAGCAAGCAGTTACAATGGGGCTGCCGAAACGACCAGTCACCCGGCTACTGGACATATTCCGAAAAGCAGAATATGGCCCGCCAGAACAACACTCAGAACAGCTAGCAAACGACGCAGCAGACGCCTTCGCTGAACTCGAAGACGAGCAACAAACTGGCGAGGATGAGACATAA
- a CDS encoding ABC transporter permease, which translates to MSIRNSVHRIRSLIGLGIRRFLVQARQSGRRRIRYTVFGIALAIALLVIVTGIGLGLAVGTTVYDDEMDYWLVPADDGEDSPLVDTGGPQFADAHEAHTIITDTDGVDATTPVLSHPHLTEANNHSEYLLVHGIINSPELESFTGVSPDGLPSPPEYTANQTTGTIVLTEAASNQLAVEPGDNVTIDTTEFTIVAVDEGSGDFAANLPVALLPLSDMQELMGATANDQADQFVVQTTDPAVEETLADLYPNAEVETRGSMTVSALFDEEMALALALTAVVISVVVGTLFVGTVTGLEIASDRSTLQTLSAIGISVRSQLLLISTQMFGLTIAGGILGSLLGLGGIYALNTILTATIITNPVAYFHPLLAGYGLLVTMIIALLALPAIWIVLRRLSGGVPA; encoded by the coding sequence ATGTCGATCCGCAACTCAGTCCATCGTATTCGCTCGTTGATTGGGCTTGGCATCCGACGCTTTCTTGTTCAGGCCCGACAGTCCGGCCGCCGCCGGATTCGGTATACCGTCTTTGGGATTGCATTGGCCATTGCGTTGCTTGTGATTGTCACCGGTATTGGACTTGGACTGGCTGTTGGCACGACCGTCTATGATGATGAGATGGATTATTGGCTTGTTCCGGCAGATGACGGTGAGGATTCGCCGCTGGTCGATACTGGCGGTCCACAGTTTGCTGACGCACATGAAGCCCACACGATCATCACTGATACCGATGGTGTGGACGCAACAACCCCTGTTCTTTCTCATCCACATCTCACAGAAGCCAACAACCACTCAGAGTACCTTCTTGTACACGGCATCATAAACTCCCCTGAGCTTGAGTCATTTACCGGCGTCAGTCCAGACGGGTTGCCATCTCCCCCTGAGTATACTGCCAATCAAACAACCGGAACGATCGTGTTGACAGAGGCGGCAAGTAATCAGTTGGCTGTCGAGCCGGGTGACAACGTAACAATCGATACAACCGAGTTTACTATCGTTGCTGTTGATGAAGGATCAGGCGACTTCGCAGCTAACCTTCCGGTTGCACTGCTGCCACTCAGTGATATGCAGGAGCTGATGGGGGCGACCGCAAACGATCAGGCTGATCAGTTTGTGGTTCAGACAACCGACCCTGCTGTCGAGGAAACACTCGCTGATCTGTATCCAAATGCGGAGGTTGAAACCCGAGGAAGCATGACTGTCTCGGCGTTGTTTGACGAAGAGATGGCCCTTGCGCTTGCGCTTACTGCTGTTGTGATTTCTGTTGTTGTTGGTACACTCTTTGTTGGCACTGTTACCGGACTTGAAATTGCGAGTGACCGATCGACCCTCCAGACACTCTCGGCAATTGGTATCTCTGTGCGAAGTCAGCTTCTGCTGATTAGCACACAGATGTTTGGCCTGACAATCGCTGGTGGCATTCTTGGGAGTTTACTGGGGCTTGGTGGGATTTATGCGCTTAATACTATCCTGACAGCAACCATCATTACTAATCCAGTCGCCTACTTTCATCCCTTGCTGGCTGGGTATGGGCTTCTCGTCACGATGATCATTGCCCTGCTTGCACTTCCAGCAATCTGGATTGTTCTCCGTCGGCTTAGCGGAGGTGTGCCAGCATGA